The Eremothecium cymbalariae DBVPG#7215 chromosome 1, complete sequence DNA segment AGTAGCGGTTAATCAATCAGGTGGTCATAGATCTCATAAACACAAGAGGTCGTTTGCTATATCCGGGGACtttgattttttgaatcattCAATATCGACGATGGGTGCCTCTGTGGTTTCAGATCCAGTTCCAGATATCCATCCAGCGTTACTGGTTTCAACTAGTCGGGCGATGGGCTCAGCGTCACCTTCGTATTCTATTTTACAACGGACTAGAGGGTCTGAGGCTAAGTCAGCTAGGCCACGGTTCTTTATTTCTCAGGAATCAAAGTTTACATCTGCTCATGATGATGTTCCCGATGCTATAATCAATTTAGATGATGCACTTGGTACGTGCCAGCCTGTTTATGTTTCGCACAGGCGCACGGAATCTGCGCCTGCGGAGATTCCACTACCTGGGCGCCTGTTGGTGTCCTCGGGATCACCGAGgattgatgaagaagactCCTGTGACGAGAAGACAGAAAGTTTAGAAGTGCAGAAATCGGAGAATAGTGGTGGCGTTTTGGTAGCCCAATGTAAaaatagttttgaaaaatgcaatACTGATTATAAAaatggtaataataataataataataataataataataataataataataataataataataataataataataataataataataataataataataataataataataataataataataataataataataataataataataataataataataataataataacttgaGTGAGATTTTAAATTCTGCGGATGCTCATCAAGTACCACCATTGAAGTCAGGCAATTCAGCCACTCTTAAGCAGTCTGCGAACTTAACATATAAGATCGCTTCGGATCGTTATAACACAGGAagattgaagatgaataaGCAGAAACAGAGGTATTTTAATCACACTAGGCAATGCACATCCCATAAAGTATCGTTTTTGCCTTCGCCTTCTGTTGGGTCTGTTGGATTGGCAAAAGGTGTACCTAAGATGGGTTCTAAAGCCGTCGCCATGACGAGACCAGAAAACATTCCCCAAGATGCCATTTTAAAGCCATGATGGCGATGACggtgatgacgatgacgatgacgatgacgatgacgacgatgacgatgacgacgatgacGATACGATTGCTGAACTGTAGTCTTGGCTTAAACAAGCAGTAATGAAAATGGAGATACCTGTAGAGTTATGGACGAAGAAcaatattttagaaactGCAAGCCAAACCGCAGTTAGTTCCATAGTCAAAATGTGTTACCAGTTATTTCAATTTCGAAAAGAGGTAGCTGTTTAACTGCACAGTTATTTGAGACATGATTGCAACCTGGCCATCTCATGATAGCGAAGGAACATACTCCACTTTTTACTACTTCTAGGAGCATAGTTTATGCTGTTTTTCGAAGTTATTCTGCTACAGTGTGATTCAAAGACTTTACTGTAATTTCATTTCTATTATTACCATTGTCCTTATGCGTGGCAGCGCGTGATTGCACGTCATTAAACTACAGTCCCTATGAAGCACTGAAGTTACGAGCTCTCACAATTGCTGAAATATTGAATGGCAATGCCGCATAGTATTTGGAAGTTAAAAAccttttgttttgatttagTTAAGTGAAAGGACGAGACGTTACGGGTGTTACAATCTTAAGAAGTACCGAAGGGCTTAAGAAGGCAAATTACAACACTTAATTAATATGACTGGTAatctaaaatatatttgtcATGTGGTAACTCCAtgattttggatgatgGTACTAAGCATCTGCCGCATTCCGCTGTATATAAGCTGTTGGCCCAAATCTATTGGTCACATAGAAGTTAAGTAACTTGCATACTTTAATCaactttaatatatttgggGGCATTACTgataataaagaaagtAGATAccctttttcaaatcagaTAATCGGATGCGATTGGAAAGGATATTTTTGTCTGAAGCTAATGGAACCGAGCTTTCTGATGCTGGTTTACGTCATATAATTATAAATTGAGTAACTAATTGTCCCCGATTTCACGGATCCATTCGTCCCCATTCTCAAGTGACAACCTGGCTCAAAGCAACCTTGGATGACAacgtcttttttttaatggtGCTACATATAGGTGGCAGCTCTCTCTATTCTATGTCACGAAGGTGAGTGAAGCTTGCCTCTGCCGTCTTATACATATCATAAGTAATACTCCTAGTAGAAACATTGATAAATCATCCTGTAGAAGCATGTAGGCTTAAGTCGCCcttataaatataatgacAGCCACTTGTGCtgatcaaaagaattttTGTCTTAAAATAAACCTGCTATTGCGTTGCAAAGTTGTCAACCCTGGGCCGGATATTTTTCTCATCAATTCGTCATCAGTTCTTAAGTTCTAGATGATCCAActcctccttctccttaACTGCCGCTTCAGCTTCCAATAAGTATGGTAATAAATATGGTTTGTCTTCCTCTGGCTTCGTCCACTTGTGAGTTGGGAGCAAATGATGGGTTACTTCCGCTTGATGAGCTTGAATTATTCTGAAAACTCTTGAATATGACTCATCTTCTGGCAACCTTCTAATGGCTGTTTGAGCAATGTCATTCTCCTCAGAAATTaaatcatcaaattttAAACCTAGCTGCCTGTAACCAGAGTATTTAATAAACTGTTGAGCAATTGGAACCACAACTCTCGACAATGAAGGTGACTTGAGGATGTAATCACCCATTTTTACAATAGAACTAAAGGACTGTGGCATTTCTGATCAACTTGAACAAATACAACCTTGGTTCCAGCACACTTTAACGTCTACTTTAAACTACTATTATGGATCGTGATTTTTATTGATAGTAActttcaacttttttgcaaaaattCAATTGTCGCTCgctcaaaaaagaaacgagATGCACTTTGGTACAGCGTTATATCGGGATCCAAATACAGAGATATTATTGGTCTACGGTCATGTGATCTAAGTTTCTCACTTGCAGAAAGGCATCTGCTGATGTAATCACATATACATCTATGTATACGCCGTTGATGTATGTAAATGAAGCTGTTTAGGACCTAGAAAAAGGACGACCGCGACGGATATAAAGTTGCTTAGTAACTATATTCGTTTGACTTAAACCCTGCATTGTTTGGGAAACCACATTCTAATAATAACTGATCCATCAAATGTGGAGATTCCAGAAGTTGGTTCAAAATATCTTCTGCCCTTACTAGGAGCAACCCCATATACCCAATTGCATTCAAACCCAATGGGGTCGTTTCACCAACAGCTTTTGAACGTGGTACAACACACATCCATTTCTTGGTGATCATCACATTGTAGGATATTGTTAAATCGATCTTATCATTTTCccaattttggaaaagggTTAATACCCTTTGTAGCAACGCAATAAAAGTCATCGCGAGCAAATCCTTTGTAACTTTTTCCATCTCATCTGGTAAAGGAATTACAAAATGACAAAATGAAACGTTCCGTTCCTGTAATGGCTCCATATTAGAACCTGGCAGAAAATGGTTTTCCCCTTTGCATAGTTTATCTTGAAATAGTGTGACGTTATCGGGAagtttgaacaattgaagGTGTTTATGATCTACCGATGAACCACTATTGGGACCACAGTTATAGAAAGCGACGTATCTTTTAtcgtcatcctcatcatccaaTTTATCTAGTAGTTGATATGCGGTAAGCAAGTCATCTGGCGATAACGGTGACCTTTGATCCTCAAACTTTTTGGTTACTAATAGAATATGTTCTGGTATCACGGGGTATTTATTCAACAACAAGGTGTAGTCCTTATTAACGGAATTTAAAACTGTTAAGGGTTCATCAGGTTTTTCAAATGGgtcaaagtttttaagtAATAAATCATTACGCTCAGGCTTATCCTGAGAATTTGGCATATAAGTTATCAAATATTCGACTCTCGAGTCAGCACTTTTCAGCTTTTTAGACGATGATTTTCTGAAGACAATGTGCTTATTTGTAAGCGCATCCTGGTACTTCTTATGGATCAAATCCGCCAAATTATCTGGTATTCCACCCATATTCCAAGTTAACCTTTCTCTAACAGCAAAGAACTATGACCCCGGCTTGACGCTCAAAGCTATAATCCTGAATAGATATTTCAGCAAGTGTAGCAGAATGGAAGCCGTTTGTTGTTTCAATATGAAAAACCTTGTCGTTATATAACTGGTGATGTACAGATGTCACCATCACTGTCGAGCCTCGAAGAATATAAATTGAGCTAGGTTTTTGGGTGATAGTTTACAACTAAGtctgataataataaaagcAAATCTTTCTATTAAGGTTTGATAATTAACAATCGGGCTAACAGCAGGTATATCATCGAATTCAAAATGAGccaagaaattgattttCCATCTAACAATTGTACAAACGACACGGTTTTTACCGTTGCCGTAGATATGGGAGGGACCCTTACTAAAATAGTGTTTGCACCAATAGGTTCCAATAAATTATTCTTTGACAGAGTCGAAACAGAGAAGGTTAATGAGTTCATAAAGCTGGTTCATGATCTTATTGAGAAATACAACAATTGCGACTATAAAACTACTCAGATATTTGTTACTGGCGGTGGTTCCTTCAAGTTTTATGATTTATTTGTCTCAGAGTTTCCAGATATCATTAGTATTACAAGGGTTGGTGAGTTTGAAGGTTTAATCACTGGGCTTGATTTTTACCTCCATAGAGAGTCTGAAGTATTTACATATAGCGACTCTGAGGGGGAACGTATGGTTCCATCTGtttctaataatgatgagatatatccatatatgTTAGTTAATATCGGTTCAGGTGTAGCTATTTTGAGGATGGATTCTGCAACAGAGTACACTATGCTCGAAGGATCTTCTCTTGGTGGCGGGACGCTTTGGGGATTATTGTCACTTATAACTGGTGCGAAAACTTATGATGAAATGCTAACTTGGGTGAGTCAGGgagataataataacgtTGATATGTTGGTACGTGACATATATGGCGACGAGTATGAGCTTCCTGGTGCCGGATTGGAACCCCACGTTATCGCTTCATCATTTGGCAAAGTATTCAAGCGTGATCATAAGGGAAGCATAAGCGATGGTAATGGCAAGTTACCATCAGAAGTAACTACAGAGAGCATTCAAGCTCGTAAAGGAAGCTTTAAAAATGCGGACATTTCCAAATCATTATTATATGCAATTTCCTACAATATTGGTCAGATAGCTTTCTTGCAAGCAAAAATACACAATGTTAAGAGGATATATTTTGCCGGTTCATACATTAGAGGCCATCTAACCACCATGAATACGTTAAGTTATGCTATTAACTTCTGGTCGAAAGGAAGCATGCAtgcattttttttgaaacaCGATGGTTATTTGGGCTCTACGGGTTCTTTCTTAGCTTCTCAGAAGAAGTAAGccatcaaagaaaaataattaGCTACCGGTGAAACTTCCAGTGTCAGAATAATAGAACTATTTAAATATCTCTTTAATGGTTATGAATAATAGTAGCTAGAAGGCAAAACTGTAAGTAGAGAGATAATGCTTTATTATGATACAGCTTAAGTTGCAGATAAGTCTTTACCTGCCAGGATAGTTTCTAGGAGTAGGCGTACATCAGTTGTACCTATGAATTGATTGTTGAGCTGCTCTATATGATTTAAGATCTGCTCATGCAGTATTTTGTCACTAAATGCTTGAATACCAGATATTTGATTCTTTTCCAGGTTCATCACGTAAGTAATCCCATTAGCCTCAAACTGGACTTTTCCGGTTCTGGGATATAAATCTACATTTGTGATCTTACTTGGCTCGATAAACTGTTTTTTCCATAAATCACTTAACAACTGGTAAGTTATAAAATCTTCTGATGCTCCAAGATCTGCCGTCTTGGTTTGCTGGTTTTTGTCAAGAACATCTTTCAGAGAGGAACGAGTACCTTCTAGCACATGCAACTGCTCTAACATATACTTTTCCTGTTGAAATTCGTAATTTACAGCTTTCCAGTTTCGGTAAGTCTCCTCTAATGGACTTAGTTCGTCAGaatccttttttttagCTCTGAGAGTACTTCTAACTCATCAACCAACTTCCAACAATTGTCTATGATGTTACTCACCTCCAGACACGTTTCCTTTACAGTTTCATTGACATCAACAACCCTAGTAGTTTGTTCATTAATATTTGTATTTAACTCCTCAATTTCAGCCTCTAACCCATTTAGTTCATTAGTTTCTAGCTTTATAACCTCTTCCGATAAATTTGAATAACGGGGGTCATTCGTAGATTTAATATCTAGCAATTGATCATCATTGGATATTGTATACCTTAAAAAATTATCGAGAGCCTCTTGTTCCAAATGTGTTaccttcaacaattctGCTAACTGGGCGAATTTTGCAACCTGTTCTGATATACCTCGAGGATCCAAATGCAAATGCTTTAATTCTCTCTCTGGAGATTTTACAAATTGACTGTCTTCTGATATTTGTACTATACTTTGCTGTAACTCGTCTAACGCTCCAGATCTATGACGTTCTTGCTGTAGAAGAACCTGTTCGCTCACATGCGCCGTTTGATCCTCCAATCTTCTAACAGATTTAGAGTAATCCATATCGGTCTTAGATTCAATGCCTTTATCTCAAATAAACTGAGCTTTAGTTTTGCTGCTGGATCGCCTTATCTGACTGAATGTTTTCCGAGCGTATGTATTCTGTGAACTAGAAGCACATACGgtataaaataatatctcTAAAGAGCTGCTAAGGCCCACCTCAAATAACCTAAACCTCTACTGCAACTTGTAAGAGGCAACTCGAGTAGATTAGATGAACTTTGTGGCTAGCAAGTACCTTAGCCAACCCTACAAAGAGTGCTTTTAATCATGAAGAAAGATTCCTCCCATAATCCGGGTAACATAACgaaaattatataaaaatGTGTTCAATTTATTGTGTGATCTACTCATAACCAACACTTCACCCATTGGAACCACAGCGGATGAAATATCTCTGACAGTTTTCAGGTAATCTACCTTAGCATTGTTGATAATTATTAATTCATTAGTGTTCCATTAGGCTTTCCAACGTGTACATACATAGAATGTCTCCTTAATTTGAATTGTTCTAGAATCAtgtaatattttggatacCGTCCCATCAAAACCTTGCGTTGTGTCATTCTCCCCTAAACATTTCGAATGCATAAACTTAAGTTGATTAGGCGAATGATCTTCCTGATCAAGACCTCGATGCCTTTTTCAATGTGTCAATATGCAAAAATAGATTAACCCCCTCATTCTGAATTGACAATTTAATGCATAGTTTCTTCGGTTTACCCAAGtattctttgaataataacTTATTGGGCCATTCTATTCTACTTTTGGTATATTGTATTtgttttgaaaagttggaTGTTTGCAGCACgaattaataaaaatgttTCAGTGGCAACCTGCTGACCGCGAAGAGTCGTTTCATTCGTTTTTTGAGTGAATTGCATTGTTCTGGAATTGCTTGGAGTATTTCCTTGCTATTCCTTTTGACATTGTGATTTTATTCAAGAGGGGGATAAGTTTTTAGCTTAGCCAATGATTATATTGATTATGTATCTAGTAGTATCTATTTTTTGAGCCTTGGGTCTCCACCACCTTGTTTCCATAGCCACAGGGCATCGATCGCGTAGTTTCTTACATTTAAATTCTTGGTCTGCTTTTCGTCCGCAGCAAGTTGGAGGGATTCCACGATCATCGTTGATTTAATTAGGTCCCAGAACATATAGTATATCTTGGACGTGATTCCATCAACCCCACCTTCCTCTTCGTAAGTGTTTGCGTCCACAGTTGGAACCAATTGGTAGTACGATTGTTTGCCCAGTTTGTAAAGAATGCGGCCGAGAATTTGAATTGAAATACAGCGCTGGGAAGCAAAACTTGAACGAGAAAGATGCTGCAGCTCTGGAATGGTGTATCCAGCCAAATGTTCGTCTTTTGAGTGATGATGCAAACCCGTTCTGGTATCTGTTATCTCCCGGCCCGGTGGGACTAAATTGCCATTGAAGTCGAATCTACATTCAGAGGGATCATCCAGTATACGATCCAGCTTAGAATACGAGTCTGGTATCGCCTGCATCCATGCCAACTTATCGACTTCCTTTGGCAGATCAGGGAAATACTTCTCGTGTAACTTCTCCATAAAATCAGCATCACCGATATCCAATTCCGGGGCCTGCATAGTATTTTTGACAAAGTGTACATCTTCTAGCAATTCCTTATTTGTCATTTGgcttatatttttaattaattgATACTCTTGTGGCGCTAtgtcatcttcatcttcatgtGTAGAGGGAGGGATATCGTAATCAAAGTCTTTATTTGGAGATAGCACTGATACCGCTGGCGCTTGAACTCCTAATGCCTTTTCAACTGTTGCATCATCCAATCTTGGCATGTTAGGAAACTCTCTAGTGCCGCCCACCCATGTACCGACGGCCCCATCTACCTCCGCAAACAACGGCAAATCTCCCGCAGCACTGTTAGAAGAACCCCTATTTATACGTCGAATCAACCCAGCAAGTACATCCGGATCCAATGTATCCAATAACTCTCTTCTTTCATGTTCTATCTGTTCGGGCGACATGCTAGATATGTATTTAACATTTTCTAGGTGGATCTTCTCTGCCTCAGTAAGCTCAGGCTGCTTGTTTCCAGTACTATCtttttgctgctgctggcTCTgtttgttctttttcttttgttggAATCTTAGTCTCCAATTTGATACCTTCTCGGGACGATACAGCTGTGGAAACCCAGCCGTTAACACACCAGGCACAGCCTCTGACCCCGATGGACCTCGAGCATCAGAACCAGTGTCGCGTTCTATAATATCACCAATAAAGTCCATAGAGTATGTGCTTAATAAGAAAACgccatatatatatttagctCAGAAATCATGGATAGAGAAAGCAGCGACTAAACCAGAAGCAAACACTACAAATGCGTTGCAGTGGCACTAAATTTCACTGACCACCAAACCAATTCTGGCTCAAACggatttaaaaaaaggaacaTTAACAATAACATTACCCTACCCACAAACAAAACCGACCGCTATGACCCACCGCCCAAACTCCCCTGCCTGCCCATACTGCCATAGAAGTCGTGAACAAATGACAGTAACGGCTCCTGCTCTGCCTCATATAAGTTTTGAGATAGCACGTATAAAGAATGAACCAGAGAAGGTATGAACCCCAACACATACAGCAAAACACTGGTTAGAAACGTTCTGTTCAAAACCCCTTTCTTTATCCCAACGGTAAGCGGAGGGAGAAAAATGGCGACGAAAACCAATAACCAGTCCCGAACGTTCATGATGTGCAAGCAATCAATTCTAGACCTAAGATTCTATAATGAAACCCACCAATAGATAGCGTTATAAATTGGTTTAGATCTAATCCAACTTCTACTATCACCGTTTTCGGGCCTACATACAATTAGCAGACGATAATCtaatcattaaaaaacaaaatccaTAACCTCAGAAAAAGCCCGAAACACTCTATGTGGTGTATGGGTCTATATACACACCAGCCCACGCGCCTAGCGCGTCTGCGCACATAAAGAAGCCTTATCATATCTGGCAGAGACGTACTTCAAGGTCGCCACAATACTGTCCAGCAATATAATGGTACGCTCTGATGGCGGAGGTGATATGTGGCTCAATAGCGCAGGTTCCAGCCCGCTGAAACCCGCACATCCTAAAATTACAACCGTTGATTTAAGTCGTTCAATGTTCTCACGTCTCATCACATCGGCTATCCGTCTCAAGTTCCTGGTATCATGCAACTGCAGCACGTCCAACCCTGATGTGACCGTACCACGCCACAGCCTGTGCCCAGCATACCCTTTCAGTACCCTAGGAACACTGAGGTTTAAGATCTGCACCCATTCTTCGTTGGATGTGATGATACTAAAAGGCTTCCCGAGCGACACAGCATAGTTCAAAGCGCCTTCTAAAATACTCACCACGGG contains these protein-coding regions:
- the HLR1 gene encoding Hlr1p (similar to Ashbya gossypii AFR732c); this translates as MNVLQVKPVGGATKVEGNDSGVAVNQSGGHRSHKHKRSFAISGDFDFLNHSISTMGASVVSDPVPDIHPALLVSTSRAMGSASPSYSILQRTRGSEAKSARPRFFISQESKFTSAHDDVPDAIINLDDALGTCQPVYVSHRRTESAPAEIPLPGRLLVSSGSPRIDEEDSCDEKTESLEVQKSENSGGVLVAQCKNSFEKCNTDYKNGNNNNNNNNNNNNNNNNNNNNNNNNNNNNNNNNNNNNNNNNNNNNNNNNNNNNNNLSEILNSADAHQVPPLKSGNSATLKQSANLTYKIASDRYNTGRLKMNKQKQRYFNHTRQCTSHKVSFLPSPSVGSVGLAKGVPKMGSKAVAMTRPENIPQDAILKP
- the QCR7 gene encoding ubiquinol--cytochrome-c reductase subunit 7 (similar to Ashbya gossypii AFR731w), producing MPQSFSSIVKMGDYILKSPSLSRVVVPIAQQFIKYSGYRQLGLKFDDLISEENDIAQTAIRRLPEDESYSRVFRIIQAHQAEVTHHLLPTHKWTKPEEDKPYLLPYLLEAEAAVKEKEELDHLELKN
- a CDS encoding uncharacterized protein (similar to Ashbya gossypii AFR730W) — protein: MGGIPDNLADLIHKKYQDALTNKHIVFRKSSSKKLKSADSRVEYLITYMPNSQDKPERNDLLLKNFDPFEKPDEPLTVLNSVNKDYTLLLNKYPVIPEHILLVTKKFEDQRSPLSPDDLLTAYQLLDKLDDEDDDKRYVAFYNCGPNSGSSVDHKHLQLFKLPDNVTLFQDKLCKGENHFLPGSNMEPLQERNVSFCHFVIPLPDEMEKVTKDLLAMTFIALLQRVLTLFQNWENDKIDLTISYNVMITKKWMCVVPRSKAVGETTPLGLNAIGYMGLLLVRAEDILNQLLESPHLMDQLLLECGFPNNAGFKSNEYSY
- the CAB1 gene encoding pantothenate kinase (similar to Ashbya gossypii AFR729C); amino-acid sequence: MSQEIDFPSNNCTNDTVFTVAVDMGGTLTKIVFAPIGSNKLFFDRVETEKVNEFIKLVHDLIEKYNNCDYKTTQIFVTGGGSFKFYDLFVSEFPDIISITRVGEFEGLITGLDFYLHRESEVFTYSDSEGERMVPSVSNNDEIYPYMLVNIGSGVAILRMDSATEYTMLEGSSLGGGTLWGLLSLITGAKTYDEMLTWVSQGDNNNVDMLVRDIYGDEYELPGAGLEPHVIASSFGKVFKRDHKGSISDGNGKLPSEVTTESIQARKGSFKNADISKSLLYAISYNIGQIAFLQAKIHNVKRIYFAGSYIRGHLTTMNTLSYAINFWSKGSMHAFFLKHDGYLGSTGSFLASQKK
- the RBA50 gene encoding Rba50p (similar to Ashbya gossypii AFR727W), with translation MDFIGDIIERDTGSDARGPSGSEAVPGVLTAGFPQLYRPEKVSNWRLRFQQKKKNKQSQQQQKDSTGNKQPELTEAEKIHLENVKYISSMSPEQIEHERRELLDTLDPDVLAGLIRRINRGSSNSAAGDLPLFAEVDGAVGTWVGGTREFPNMPRLDDATVEKALGVQAPAVSVLSPNKDFDYDIPPSTHEDEDDIAPQEYQLIKNISQMTNKELLEDVHFVKNTMQAPELDIGDADFMEKLHEKYFPDLPKEVDKLAWMQAIPDSYSKLDRILDDPSECRFDFNGNLVPPGREITDTRTGLHHHSKDEHLAGYTIPELQHLSRSSFASQRCISIQILGRILYKLGKQSYYQLVPTVDANTYEEEGGVDGITSKIYYMFWDLIKSTMIVESLQLAADEKQTKNLNVRNYAIDALWLWKQGGGDPRLKK
- the DCG1 gene encoding Dcg1p (similar to Saccharomyces cerevisiae YIR030C DCG1), whose amino-acid sequence is MKLLIVNPNSSRHITEAIQEHLSEDVLALFESVTFFTGPHESPAQISGTKTSVQSCKACLPLLLKRVPLDGGSAGSSQDGSGEVFYFESFDAVVVACFSDHPLVHELTKRTEQSTPVVSILEGALNYAVSLGKPFSIITSNEEWVQILNLSVPRVLKGYAGHRLWRGTVTSGLDVLQLHDTRNLRRIADVMRRENIERLKSTVVILGCAGFSGLEPALLSHISPPPSERTIILLDSIVATLKYVSARYDKASLCAQTR